The following coding sequences are from one Plasmodium sp. gorilla clade G2 genome assembly, chromosome: 1 window:
- a CDS encoding pre-rRNA-processing protein TSR2, putative, producing MNDDNTLALLYEGINLIFNKWTILRLAVTNNWGGINSEEKKKKLIDYVHNFVTNNNAKNKLCDYLRDEMSFLFNVDIEDDSDIEIADLILDLYQNLKKKNYDILEKIKNIQVYDISCSQEKNLIQTYENEDEENMDDDYSSSNDNEYSNEESSDKE from the exons atgaatgatgataatacGTTAGCTTTATTATATGAAggaattaatttaattttcaaTAAATG GACCATACTACGTTTAGCTGTTACAAACAACTGGGGAGGAATAAACtcagaagaaaagaaaaaaaaattaattgatTATGTTCACAACTTTGTTACAa ATAATAATGCAAAGAATAAATTGTGTGATTATTTAAGAGACGAAATGAGCTTTCTTTTTAATGTTGATATTGAAGATGACAGCGAT aTTGAAATTGCCGATTTAATACTCGATCTTTAtcagaatttaaaaaaaaagaattatgatattctagaaaaaattaaaaacatacaagtatatgatatatcttgttcacaagaaaaaaatttaattcaGACATATGAAAACGAAGACGAAGAAAATATGGATGATGACTATTCTTCCTCAAATGATAATGAATATTCAAATGAAGAATCATCAGacaaagaataa
- a CDS encoding small ribosomal subunit assembling AARP2 protein, translating to MDDKKKHHKKKKVGKKSKKKKINKNGNNKKYHKAFAFSGGIKSAHRRKQHLFELEEKKLRVQKIFKEGNKISPLIVVIQGAKGVGKSTLLKSLIKYYVGITINDIKGPISIFTKNLKRYTFIEVNDDILHMIDVAKIADICILVIDGSFGIELETLEFLNILYTHGLPKVLGVVTHLDKFKDSKSIRKRKKKLNKRYSEELVEGSKLFFLSGIQNNRYNKTEIRNLCKFLSVIKKPIISWREQHGYILGLKLDVDDLLINNQIESQKNNIQNEHIHGEHIYGTNYDDEEKEKKIINFLNNCDDKINVSIEGYVYGSKIYKNQKIHIPNIGDVEINNIQILQDPFKLDEQKKNPNIYAPMSDVGNLTFDFDNMYIHIPKNKVNFTSDELLLPDQGDRTVSRDQMKEKEDDTVQDNDDIDVDGDVDVDVDGDVDDDDVGDDDDDDDDDDDDDDDDDDDEDDDDDENHNKDKSSSHNNQNNDKEKYITDSIKMIRELQKSNGVFSKQQKENLMLFNETNENKNPSNIRRKAPSNVYISEKQKKKKQQDNYVNEKAEEYNKLESILYEKKNNDDEYYCANNVILSSDDEKEENDASFREFYRKYGLKGDMSDEGGNDDINMYNGQENEEKLKDTYDKLLDGGEDEDDYDDEENDDKENGDEDDESDDDDESDDDDQNDDDDESDDDDQNDDDDESDDDDQNDDDNNNSKELKNKNTLDHNKNKMNHMQAHDIADILSFDNKISVDTFIYDFSYIKRKNNLLYFRGDVINVIKREERKLEPSPHLKEYEESFYFLKNILSTDIVENNKCEYYSYMNEENYYYDELDTFRGDEEDVFIFNNLSISIYDIVDSDVVDNFFSRYDSVYRMFFKNRKRGDMDVNDEGDDNNSDNNSDNNSDNNSDNNSDNNSDNNSDNNRSDNNSSDDNNNSDDNNNSSDNNNNSSDNNNNSDNIHNSDDNNNNLKGKGIGNTLNEPDIKENLKKLKEEKLIEKEKFKETEKIGVLNNGYGSSVNIGEYVRIEINIEKKKLAILKNNLIICGGIQTYEEKDSLIHCRIKKHRWFPKLLRSNDPLIFSVGWRRYQSIPIYSISERNNVRLRYLKYTTEHMHCNCTFFGPLASVNSGILALYNYKKVPFYRICINGLIIETNNNLNIMKKLKLIGEPYKIFKNTAFVKNMFNSDLEVCKFLNCPVVTPSGIKGLIKNKINNNGDFRCTFSDKIRMSDIVILKLYVNVKIKKFYYFDIENKIKSINELRYIYNIYVNHNNNYRSIPFRHFYHTKIQIKSKLIKDLPFKSKPKLFKKLQNHSNINNKQQSTLINKKNKKTDQINFNALPNPKLAAKWYQMLHTIKKNIIDQKKQKSQLSYHKKLKEKLKIQQTKSKVVKERKKISYKKGRKI from the coding sequence ATGGATGATAAAAAGAAACATCAcaagaaaaagaaagtaGGTAAGAagagcaaaaaaaaaaaaattaacaaaaatGGAAACAATAAGAAATATCATAAAGCTTTTGCATTTAGTGGGGGTATAAAAAGTGCTCATAGAAGAAAACAACATTTATTTGAATTAGAAGAGAAAAAGTTAAGagtacaaaaaatatttaaagaagGTAATAAAATTAGTCCTTTAATTGTAGTAATTCAAGGTGCTAAAGGTGTTGGTAAGAGTACTTTATTAAAaagtttaataaaatattatgtaggaataacaataaatgatattaaaGGACCTATATCAATTTTTacgaaaaatttaaaaagatatacatttattgaagttaatgatgatatattacatatgatAGATGTGGCAAAAATAGCTGATATATGTATACTTGTTATTGATGGAAGTTTTGGAATTGAATTAGAAACTCttgaatttttaaatattttatatactcaTGGATTACCTAAAGTTTTAGGTGTTGTCACTCATTTAGATAAATTTAAAGATAGTAAAAGCATacgaaaaagaaaaaaaaaactaaataAAAGATACTCAGAAGAATTAGTAGAAGGATCTAAACTATTTTTTCTAAGCggtatacaaaataatagatataataaaacagaaATAAGAAATTTATGTAAATTCTTATCAGTTATTAAAAAACCAATAATTTCATGGAGAGAACAACATGGATATATATTAGGATTAAAATTGGATGTAGACGAtcttttaattaataatcaAATTGAATctcaaaaaaataacatacaAAATGAACACATTCATGGTGAACATATTTATGGTAcaaattatgatgatgaagaaaaagaaaaaaaaatcatcaaCTTCTTAAATAATTGTGATGATAAAATTAATGTATCTATTGAAGGTTATGTATATGgaagtaaaatatataaaaatcaaaaaatacACATTCCTAATATTGGAGATGtcgaaattaataatatacaaatcTTACAGGATCCTTTTAAATTagatgaacaaaaaaaaaacccaAATATTTATGCTCCCATGTCAGATGTAGGAAATCTAACATTTGATTttgataatatgtatattcatATACCAAAGAATAAAGTCAATTTTACTAGTGACGAACTATTGTTGCCTGACCAAGGAGATAGAACCGTTTCGAGGGATCAAATGAAAGAAAAGGAAGATGATACGGTTCaagataatgatgatatagaTGTAGATGGAGATGTAGATGTAGATGTAGATGGAGATgtagatgatgatgatgtaggtgatgatgatgatgatgacgatgatgatgatgacgaCGACGATGATGATGACGACGATGAAGATGACGATGATGATGAGAACCACAATAAAGACAAATCCTCTAGTCATAATAAccaaaataatgataaagaaaaatacatTACAGATagcataaaaatgataagggAATTACAAAAATCGAATGGTGTTTTTTCAAAACAACAAAAAGAGAATTTGATGCTTTTTAATGAAACGAATGAAAATAAGAACCCATCCAATATAAGAAGAAAAGCCCCATCTAATGTGTATATAagtgaaaaacaaaaaaagaaaaaacaacaaGATAATTATGTGAATGAAAAGGcagaagaatataataaattggAATCAATtctttatgaaaaaaaaaataatgacgATGAATATTATTGTGCAAATAATGTAATCCTCTCTTCTGATGATGAAAAAGAGGAAAACGATGCTTCATTTAGAGAGTTTTATAGAAAGTATGGATTAAAAGGTGATATGTCTGATGAGGGTggaaatgatgatataaatatgtataatggTCAAGAAAACGAGGAGAAATTAAAAGATACCTATGATAAGCTCCTTGATGGGGGAGAAGACGAAGATGActatgatgatgaagaaaatgatgataaagaaaatggtgatgaagatgatgaaagtgatgatgatgatgaaagtgatgatgatgatcaaaatgatgatgatgatgaaagtgatgatgatgatcaaaatgatgatgatgatgaaagtgatgatgatgatcaaaatgatgatgataataataatagtaaagaattaaaaaataaaaatacctTGGATCataacaaaaacaaaatgaatcATATGCAAGCACACGACATAGCAGACATTTTATCATTTGATAACAAAATTAGTGTGGACACCTTTATATACGACTTTAGCTACATtaagagaaaaaataatttactaTATTTTAGAGGGGATGttataaatgtaataaaaagaGAAGAAAGAAAATTAGAGCCGTCACCCCATTTGAAAGAATATGAAGAAtcgttttattttttaaaaaatatattaagcaCAGATAttgttgaaaataataaatgtgaaTATTACAGTTACATGAACGAagagaattattattatgatgagtTAGATACATTTAGGGGTGATGAGGAAGacgtttttatttttaataatctatctatatctatatatgatATAGTAGATAGCGATGTAGTGGATAATTTCTTTTCACGTTATGATAGTGTGTATAGGATGTTTTTTAAGAATCGCAAGAGAGGAGATATGGATGTAAACGACGAAGGAGATGATAACAACAGTGATAATAACAGTGATAATAACAGTGATAATAACAGTGATAATAACAGTGATAATAACAGTGATAATAACAGTGATAACAATAGAAGTGATAACAATAgcagtgatgataataacaaCAGTGATGATAACAACAACagtagtgataataataacaatagtagtgataataataacaacagtGATAATATCCACAacagtgatgataataataacaatttgAAAGGTAAGGGTATAGGTAACACATTGAATGAACcggatataaaagaaaacttAAAAAAGTTAAAGGAAGAAAAATTgattgaaaaagaaaaatttaaagaaaCTGAAAAGATCGGTGTTTTAAATAATGGATATGGTTCATCTGTAAATATAGGAGAATATGTACGTATTGAaattaatatagaaaaaaaaaagttagctatattaaaaaataatttaataatatgtggTGGTATACAaacatatgaagaaaaagattCACTAATACATTGTAGAATAAAAAAGCATAGATGGTTTCCAAAATTATTAAGATCTAATGAtccattaatattttcagtAGGTTGGAGAAGATATCAAAGTATACCTATATATTCAATAAGTGAAAGAAATAATGTAAGATTaagatatttaaaatatactaCTGAACACATGCATTGTAATTGTACTTTTTTTGGACCATTAGCTAGTGTAAATAGTGGTATCTTagcattatataattataaaaaggtTCCATTTTATCGTATATGTATTAATGGTTTAATAAtagaaacaaataataatttaaatattatgaagaaattaaaattaataggagaaccatataaaatatttaaaaatacagcatttgtaaaaaatatgtttaattcTGATTTAGAAGTTTGTAAATTTCTTAATTGCCCTGTTGTTACACCCAGTGGTATTAAaggtttaataaaaaataaaataaataataatggtgATTTCAGATGTACTTTTTCAGATAAAATTAGAATGAGTgatattgttatattaaaattatatgtaaatgtaaaaataaagaaattttattatttcgatattgaaaataaaattaaatctATTAATGAAttaagatatatttataatatttatgttaatcataataataattatagatCTATCCCATTCagacatttttatcatacaAAAATTCAAATCAAatcaaaattaataaaagattTACCTTTCAAATCCAAaccaaaattatttaaaaaattacaaaatcATTCAAATATAAACAACAAACAACAATCTACTCttattaataagaaaaataaaaaaacagatcaaattaattttaatgcTCTACCTAATCCTAAACTTGCAGCCAAATGGTATCAAATGCTAcatacaattaaaaaaaatataatagatcaaaaaaaacaaaaatcaCAATTATCATAtcacaaaaaattaaaggaaaaattaaaaatacaacAAACCAAGAGTAAAGTTGTaaaagaaaggaaaaaaatatcatacaAAAAGggtagaaaaatataa
- a CDS encoding ras-related protein Rab-5C, which produces MAYYLSNLNNNEKYETNQNYNSTKVFNSKLVLLGDTSVGKSCIVVRFAKNEFYEYQESTIGAAFMTQLIDIGERTIKFEIWDTAGQERYRSLAPMYYRGASAAVIVYDITNKKSFEGAKGWIHELKSVHSNDIIIALAGNKNDLEEHRAVDRELAESFANSNNILFIETSAKTGQNVNELFLRIAKKLPLHKKEQEKCPAIQINNTEETKKKCC; this is translated from the exons atggcttattatttatcaaatttaaataataatgagaaaTATGAAACTAACCAAAATTATAATTCTACAAAAGTATTTAATTCTAAACTAGTTTTATTAG gaGATACATCTGTTGGAAAATCTTGTATCGTTGTAAGATTTGctaaaaatgaattttatGAATATCAAGAATCAACAATTGgtg CTGCTTTTATGACCCAGTTAATTGATATTGGTGAACGCACAATTAAATTTGAAATATGGGACACAGCAgg acAAGAACGTTATAGAAGTTTAGCTCCGATGTATTACag AGGTGCATCGGCAGCCGTTATAGTTTatgatataacaaataaaaaatcctTTGAAGGAGCTAAAGGATGGATCCATGAATTAAAATCAGTACACTcaaatgatataattatag CTCTAGCGGGTAATAAAAATGACTTGGAAGAACACAGAGCTGTAGACCGAGAA CTAGCCGAATCTTTTgcaaatagtaataatattttgttcattgAAACATCAGCAAAAACTGGACAAAACGTTAACGAATTGTTCTTAAGAATAG ctAAAAAATTACCTCTTCATAAGAAAGAACAAGAGAAATGCCCAGCTATTCAG ATAAATAATACCGAagaaaccaaaaaaaaatgttgttGA
- a CDS encoding 2-C-methyl-D-erythritol 4-phosphate cytidylyltransferase, putative, giving the protein MHFVHAFIRYFIIIYFIKWNGYNFHILKRQCFKDDENIKERSVRKCKKNNCNKRYHSIVYIKNKRGVRGEEHKKKKIINNKYLFLLNNFFDINKDKTYLSTSLKRKYFKNQKNDAHKIWNNEIKDYKTINLYMNKIEEESKEEKQKEENILNKDNINNKSIYNNNNNDKENDIFDDKFNTKQYEKIIKKKNIHSILLCGGIGKRTELIGPKQFLKLNDIPLFIYSFNLFIKCNLIKSLTLVCDKKHFQSIIQSINVYNKILLKRKMINSFLKNLNDKLNVNMKEYHENEEDNIKEFTSQKINIEDSQFNDASNITDYINKNTYIIYDNEKNKCILDMKELLNDLSQDIRIRKKYEKHEKNEKHIIRIKPKHININRYKLLKIVESGKERLDSFLNAMKSIDIELDSQTYIYELLKKYSQEKNEKNDNILYEFEDININNCNKNDNSNNDNIENNNIKKKNKKKINVTNILIHDGARPFLSEFDLFNLIYYSTVDKNVILGSKATDTIKLIQHEEENKKKTTSHFIKKTIDRDTIFQAQTPQIFDSKTLHNNILTYILPMKNNEKNINIINNNNNNNHSNGEEQNSKQFTDTSSLYEYFNKSKKKKKIFVLQSNFPNFKVTTPEDVLHSFFLMKYIYNYKFIDIEESIFKDEYINSHSSYILKKQFNNFFFYDDLNEKQKILYHKFYYVSK; this is encoded by the coding sequence ATGCATTTTGTTCATGCGTTTATTcgttattttataattatttattttatcaaatgGAATGGATATAATttccatatattaaaaagacaATGTTTTAAAGATGATGAGAATATTAAAGAGAGAAGTGTcagaaaatgtaaaaaaaataattgtaataaaaGGTATCATtcaattgtatatataaaaaataaaagaggGGTGAGGGGAGAagaacacaaaaaaaaaaaaataataaataataaatatctaTTCCTTCTTAATAATTTCTtcgatataaataaagataaaactTATTTATCTACAtcattaaaaagaaaatattttaaaaatcaaAAGAACGATGCTCACAAAATTTggaataatgaaataaaggATTACAAAACAATTAATCTATATATGAACAAGATTGAAGAGGAATCAAAGGAAGAGaaacaaaaagaagaaaatatattaaataaggacaatataaataataaatccatttataataataataataatgataaagaaaatgatatatttgatGATAAGTTTAATACAAaacaatatgaaaaaataataaaaaaaaaaaatattcattctatattattatgtggaGGCATAGGAAAAAGAACTGAATTGATAGGTCCTAaacaatttttaaaattaaatgatatacctctttttatatattcatttaatttgtttataaaatgtaatttAATCAAATCTCTTACTTTAGTATGTGATAAAAAACATTTTCAATCTATCATACAAAGTATAAATGTCTATAATaaaattcttttaaaaagaaaaatgataaactcctttttaaaaaatctaAACGATAAATTAAATGTGAATATGAAGGAATATcatgaaaatgaagaagacaACATAAAAGAGTTCACATcccaaaaaataaatatagaagACAGTCAGTTTAATGATGCTAGTAATATAAcagattatataaataaaaatacatacattatatatgataatgaaaaaaataaatgcaTTCTAGATATGAAGGAACTATTAAATGATTTGTCACAAGATATAaggataagaaaaaaatatgaaaaacatgaaaaaaatgaaaaacatataattagAATAAAACcaaaacatattaatatcaatagatataaattattaaaaattgtaGAAAGTGGAAAGGAACGATTAGATTCCTTTTTAAATGCTATGAAATCAATAGATATAGAATTAGATAGtcaaacatatatttacgaattattaaaaaaatatagccaagagaaaaatgaaaagaacgataatatattatacgaatttgaagatattaatataaacaattgtaataaaaatgataattcaaataatgataatatagaaaataataatattaaaaagaaaaataaaaaaaaaataaatgtaacaaatattttaatacatgATGGTGCACGTCCTTTCTTATCTGaatttgatttatttaatttaatttattattccaCTGTcgataaaaatgttatattagGTTCAAAAGCGACAGATACTATAAAATTGATACAacatgaagaagaaaataaaaaaaagacaactagccattttattaaaaaaactaTAGATAGAGACACTATCTTCCAAGCACAAACACCACAAATATTTGATAGTAAAACGttgcataataatatattaacatatatacttccaatgaaaaataatgaaaaaaatataaatattataaataataataataataataatcattctAACGGTGAAGAACAAAATAGTAAACAATTTACAGATACCTCTtctttatatgaatattttaataaatccaaaaaaaaaaaaaaaatttttgtgTTACAATCTAATTTTCCTAATTTTAAAGTAACTACACCAGAAGATGTATTacattcattttttcttatgaaatatatttataattataaatttattgatATAGAAGAAAGTATATTTaaagatgaatatataaattcgcATTCaagttatatattaaaaaagcagtttaataatttctttttctatgatgatttaaatgaaaaacaaaaaatactTTATCACAAATTTTATTACGTTTCAAAATGA
- a CDS encoding centrin-1, giving the protein MSRKNQTMIRNPNPRSKRNELNEEQKLEIKEAFDLFDTNGTGRIDAKELKVAMRALGFEPKKEDIRKIISDVDKDGSGTIDFNDFLDIMTIKMCERDPKEEILKAFRLFDDDETGKISFKNLKRVAKELGENITDEEIQEMIDEADRDGDGEINEEEFMRIMKKTNLF; this is encoded by the exons ATGAGCAGAAAAAATCAAACTATGATAAGGAACCCTAATCCTCGAAGTAAAAgaaatgaattaaatgaaGAACAAAAATTAGAAATTAAGGAAGCCTTTGATTTATTTGATACAAACGGCACTG gaAGAATTGATgcaaaagaattaaaagtTGCAATGAGAGCTTTAGGATTTGAAccaaaaaaagaagat ataaggaaaataatatCTGATGTTGATAAAGATGGATCAGGCACAATTGACTTTAATGATTTTTTAGACATTATGACAATAAAAATG tgTGAAAGAGATCCTAAAGAGGAAATACTAAAAGCTTTCCGCTTatttgatgatgatgaaactGGAAAAATATCCTTCAAA aACTTAAAACGTGTAGCAAAAGAACTTGGAGAGAATATTACTGATGAGGAAATTCAAGAA ATGATAGACGAAGCAGACAGAGATGGAGATGGAGAAATTAATGAAGAAGAATTTATGAGAATTATGAAAAAGACCAacttattttaa